A single genomic interval of Vibrio gallicus harbors:
- a CDS encoding HPr family phosphocarrier protein, producing the protein MIVSKTLFIQNRLGLHARAAVKLVELAQGFDAKVTLSNQEGNAQADSVMGLLMLESGQGEQITITTEGDEAQVALNAIAELIEGKFEEDE; encoded by the coding sequence TATTTATTCAGAATCGCCTAGGTTTACATGCTCGCGCAGCAGTTAAGCTGGTTGAGTTAGCCCAAGGCTTTGATGCTAAAGTTACCCTCAGCAATCAGGAAGGCAATGCACAGGCTGACAGTGTGATGGGACTTTTAATGCTAGAGTCTGGACAGGGTGAGCAGATCACCATCACCACCGAAGGCGATGAGGCACAGGTAGCACTCAATGCGATTGCCGAACTGATAGAAGGTAAGTTTGAAGAAGACGAATAG
- the mgtE gene encoding magnesium transporter has protein sequence MAEQIEFDQAHQTLQEVGDALDNGRFVFVRRQLQSMEPEDIAHLLEASPRKSREVLWQLTDPEDYGEILDELSEDVKDSLVSKMAPDRLAQATEGLETDDVAYVLRSLPNNLSQQVLGQMDSADRLRVEKALSYPEDTAGGLMNTDVTTIRGDVDIDVVLRYMRMKGELPEATDTLYVIDDDNRLIGHLSLTTLLTTQTDISVIDVMEDTDEAILVSISDTDVASLFERRNWISAPVVDENQHLVGRITIDDVVDVIREDAEHSMMSMAGMDDDEDTFAPVVKSARRRSIWLGANVLAALAAASVSNIFEATLEQMAAIAVLMTIVPSMGGVAGNQTVALVIRGLALGHIGDSNRKELLFKEAAIGLLNGILWALIIGAIVVVWKGDWLLGSIISGAMLANLVVAGIAGVTIPIILKKMNIDPALAGGMALTTITDVVGLSVFLGLATLFLI, from the coding sequence ATGGCGGAACAGATCGAGTTTGATCAAGCCCACCAAACGCTCCAAGAAGTCGGCGATGCATTAGATAATGGTCGATTTGTCTTTGTTCGTCGCCAGCTCCAAAGTATGGAGCCGGAAGATATTGCCCACTTGCTTGAAGCATCTCCTCGCAAAAGCCGAGAGGTTTTATGGCAACTTACCGATCCTGAGGATTACGGTGAGATTCTAGATGAACTTAGCGAGGACGTAAAAGACAGCCTAGTTTCTAAGATGGCTCCAGACCGCTTGGCTCAAGCGACTGAAGGCTTGGAAACCGATGATGTCGCCTATGTATTGCGAAGCCTACCTAACAATCTATCACAGCAAGTCCTTGGACAAATGGATAGTGCCGATAGGCTACGAGTAGAAAAAGCACTTTCGTATCCTGAAGACACCGCTGGCGGCCTGATGAATACTGACGTTACCACCATTCGTGGTGATGTCGATATCGACGTAGTACTTCGCTATATGCGAATGAAAGGTGAGCTCCCAGAAGCCACTGATACCTTGTATGTCATTGATGATGACAACCGCTTGATAGGCCATCTATCTCTAACCACTCTTCTTACGACTCAAACAGATATCTCTGTTATTGATGTAATGGAAGATACTGATGAAGCTATTTTAGTCAGTATTAGTGATACCGACGTTGCAAGCCTATTTGAACGTAGAAACTGGATTTCAGCGCCAGTAGTTGATGAAAACCAGCATCTAGTAGGCAGGATCACCATCGATGATGTGGTCGATGTTATTCGTGAAGATGCCGAGCACTCCATGATGAGTATGGCAGGTATGGATGACGATGAAGATACCTTTGCCCCAGTGGTTAAATCAGCACGCCGCCGCAGTATATGGCTAGGTGCGAATGTCCTTGCTGCGTTAGCTGCAGCATCCGTATCCAACATCTTTGAAGCCACACTGGAACAAATGGCTGCAATTGCAGTGTTGATGACCATAGTCCCTTCTATGGGGGGAGTCGCTGGAAATCAGACCGTTGCGCTAGTGATTCGTGGTCTTGCTTTAGGGCATATCGGCGACAGTAACCGCAAAGAGCTGCTATTTAAAGAAGCCGCTATCGGGCTCCTTAACGGGATTCTATGGGCTCTAATTATCGGGGCTATTGTAGTGGTATGGAAAGGAGACTGGCTACTAGGCAGCATTATATCCGGAGCGATGTTGGCTAACCTAGTTGTAGCTGGTATTGCAGGGGTTACCATCCCTATCATTTTGAAGAAGATGAATATTGACCCAGCCCTTGCCGGTGGAATGGCATTAACCACGATTACAGACGTAGTTGGTTTATCGGTATTCCTTGGGCTAGCCACCTTATTCTTAATCTAA